One Antarctobacter heliothermus DNA segment encodes these proteins:
- a CDS encoding aminotransferase class I/II-fold pyridoxal phosphate-dependent enzyme has product MFPERFSNLPAYAFPRLRALLDSQEPGGPVLHMSIGEPKHAFPPWITQIITDHAAEFGRYPSNEGTPELRAAIAGWLQRRYGVTMDPDTQIMSLNGTREGLYNTGMALCPESKNGQRPTVLMPNPFYQVYMISAISVGAEPVFTPATAATGHLPDYAGLPTDVLDRAALCYICSPANPQGVMADEAYWRALITLAEKHDFQIVADECYAELYRSEPPNGALEVAAAMGANPERVISLHSLSKRSNLPGLRSGFVAGGPDSIARLRQLRAYSGAPVPLPLQRVSAALWNDEAHVAENRRLWAQKYALADEILGHVPGYMSPMAGMFLWLPVQDGEAAALKLWCDTGVRVLPGAYLSRDTKAGNPGQGYIRVALVAPYDETKDGLTRIRDCLFV; this is encoded by the coding sequence ATGTTCCCCGAACGGTTTTCGAACCTACCGGCCTATGCGTTCCCGCGTCTGCGGGCCCTTCTGGATTCGCAAGAACCCGGCGGTCCGGTGCTGCACATGTCCATCGGAGAGCCGAAACACGCCTTTCCGCCGTGGATCACGCAGATCATAACCGACCACGCGGCTGAGTTTGGCCGCTATCCGTCGAATGAGGGGACGCCGGAACTGCGCGCGGCCATCGCCGGTTGGCTACAACGGCGCTACGGCGTGACGATGGACCCTGACACGCAGATCATGTCGCTGAACGGCACGCGTGAGGGGTTGTACAACACCGGTATGGCGCTCTGTCCTGAGAGCAAGAACGGGCAGCGGCCGACCGTGCTGATGCCGAACCCGTTTTATCAGGTCTACATGATCTCGGCGATTTCCGTGGGGGCAGAGCCGGTCTTTACCCCGGCCACCGCCGCCACCGGCCACCTGCCAGATTACGCCGGGTTGCCAACGGATGTGCTGGACCGTGCCGCGCTGTGCTACATCTGTTCGCCCGCAAATCCCCAAGGGGTTATGGCGGACGAAGCATACTGGCGTGCGTTGATCACGCTGGCCGAGAAACACGACTTTCAGATCGTCGCAGACGAGTGTTACGCGGAACTGTACCGCAGCGAACCGCCCAACGGCGCGCTTGAGGTGGCCGCCGCGATGGGCGCAAACCCAGAACGCGTCATCTCCTTGCATTCGTTGTCGAAACGCTCCAATCTACCCGGCCTGCGCTCTGGCTTTGTGGCCGGTGGGCCTGACAGTATCGCCCGTTTGCGCCAGCTGCGCGCCTATTCGGGCGCGCCGGTGCCGCTGCCCTTGCAGCGGGTTTCAGCGGCGCTTTGGAACGATGAGGCGCATGTCGCCGAAAACCGTAGGCTTTGGGCGCAGAAATACGCGCTGGCGGATGAGATCCTTGGCCATGTGCCGGGGTATATGTCGCCAATGGCGGGGATGTTCCTGTGGCTGCCGGTTCAGGACGGTGAGGCCGCAGCGCTAAAGCTGTGGTGCGACACAGGCGTTCGGGTGCTGCCAGGTGCCTATCTGTCGCGCGATACAAAGGCGGGAAACCCGGGGCAGGGGTATATCCGCGTGGCGCTGGTGGCGCCCTACGATGAAACAAAAGATGGGCTGACCCGGATTCGGGACTGCCTGTTTGTATAA
- a CDS encoding amidase has product MTKMTEQTAADLGRGIAKGEIDPVTLAEDFLNEINAHPMRDRIYARLTPDRALAEAKAAKMRAELGLRRHPLDGVPISWKDLYDTAGIATEAGSGLLAGRIPDQDAEVLRNATQNGLVCLGKTHMSELAFSGLGLNPVTATAPCVNDSDAVAGGSSSGAAASVAFRLAPAGVGSDTGGSVRLPACWNDLVGLKTTSGLLSLSGVVPLIASFDTVGPLCRTVEDTALMLSALEGAPAPDLTGTNLQGRRFAALQTIVMDDLDEAPARAYAQSLDRLRAAGATIEPIDFPQIAQPHADSGMLYTSEAWATWRDAIIAQPDVMFAPIRERFEAGAAHSAADFIAAWQRIYAMRADWAKATAGYDAVLCPTAPNLPEKVEALMELGETYVQANLRTLRNTRIGNLLGGAIISLPTGTPSCGISLMGTPNGEHRLLRLAAAAEAALA; this is encoded by the coding sequence ATGACCAAAATGACCGAACAGACAGCCGCCGATCTGGGACGCGGCATCGCCAAAGGTGAAATAGATCCGGTCACGCTGGCGGAGGATTTTCTGAATGAGATCAACGCGCACCCCATGCGCGACCGAATCTATGCACGTCTCACCCCGGATCGTGCCTTGGCAGAGGCAAAGGCCGCCAAGATGCGTGCGGAACTGGGCCTGCGCCGCCATCCGCTGGACGGCGTGCCGATCAGCTGGAAAGACCTCTATGATACTGCCGGGATTGCGACCGAGGCGGGCTCTGGCCTGTTGGCGGGGCGCATCCCCGACCAGGACGCAGAAGTGCTGCGTAACGCGACCCAGAACGGTCTGGTTTGTTTGGGCAAGACGCATATGTCCGAATTGGCCTTTTCCGGTCTTGGTCTGAACCCTGTCACCGCCACGGCCCCTTGTGTGAACGACTCCGATGCTGTTGCGGGCGGATCGTCTTCTGGCGCGGCAGCCTCTGTCGCGTTTCGTCTCGCCCCCGCCGGTGTGGGCTCTGACACGGGGGGCTCCGTGCGTCTGCCCGCCTGCTGGAATGACCTTGTCGGGTTGAAAACCACCTCCGGTCTGCTCAGCCTGTCGGGTGTGGTGCCGCTGATTGCCAGCTTTGACACCGTCGGCCCGCTGTGCCGCACGGTCGAGGACACGGCGCTGATGCTCTCCGCGCTCGAAGGGGCACCCGCGCCCGACCTGACCGGGACCAACCTGCAAGGCCGTCGTTTTGCTGCGCTCCAGACCATTGTCATGGACGATCTGGATGAGGCCCCGGCACGCGCCTACGCCCAGTCCCTCGACCGCCTGCGTGCTGCCGGAGCCACCATCGAACCGATTGATTTTCCACAGATCGCGCAGCCCCACGCGGATTCTGGCATGCTTTATACGTCCGAGGCTTGGGCCACATGGCGCGATGCGATCATCGCACAGCCCGACGTCATGTTCGCCCCCATCCGCGAGCGGTTTGAGGCCGGTGCCGCCCACAGCGCCGCCGATTTCATCGCCGCATGGCAGCGCATTTACGCGATGCGCGCCGACTGGGCCAAGGCGACCGCCGGGTACGATGCGGTCCTGTGTCCGACAGCACCTAACCTGCCCGAAAAGGTTGAGGCGCTAATGGAACTGGGGGAGACCTATGTGCAGGCCAACTTACGCACATTGCGCAATACCCGGATCGGCAATTTACTGGGCGGGGCGATTATTTCCCTGCCCACCGGCACGCCCTCTTGCGGGATCTCATTGATGGGCACCCCCAACGGAGAGCATCGCCTGTTGCGGCTGGCCGCCGCCGCAGAGGCCGCTCTGGCCTGA
- a CDS encoding FAD-dependent monooxygenase — MDNPARTAILRHMEHDLIIVGGGLNGPALALAAAQAGLTSCVVDALPLATRQDAEFDGRSYALARSSQRMLDRLGLWESLQDHAQPMTQIKVSDGRVGDAGVFLGLHFDSAEIEDGPMGFMVEDRYLRRVLLEALAGSDLITQRAEAMVVFQETRPEGASVTLADGEVLTGRLLVGADGQKSGVATRAGIRRMGWGYGQVALVCAIAHEEPHGGVAHQLFLPAGPLAILPLTGNRSSIVWSERDGRAQAINALPGAEYLQVLRPRFGDFLGEISLAGARYTYPLNLSLARAFTAERVALVGDAAHRMHPIAGQGLNAGLRDVAALAHVIAHAARRGEDFASPAVLSRYAQWRRFDTASLATSTDLFNRLFSNDNPLLRLGRDLGMVAINSAPGLRRSFIREAAGLTGDLPDLMRA, encoded by the coding sequence ATGGACAATCCCGCGCGCACGGCCATATTGCGGCATATGGAACATGACCTGATCATCGTCGGCGGAGGCCTGAACGGACCCGCCCTTGCTCTGGCCGCCGCTCAGGCGGGGCTGACCTCATGTGTGGTGGATGCGCTGCCGCTGGCGACGCGGCAGGACGCAGAGTTTGACGGGCGCTCTTATGCGTTGGCGCGGTCGTCGCAGCGGATGCTGGACCGGCTGGGGCTGTGGGAGTCGCTGCAGGATCACGCCCAGCCGATGACCCAGATCAAGGTATCGGACGGACGTGTCGGCGATGCCGGGGTCTTTCTTGGCCTGCACTTCGACAGTGCCGAGATCGAAGACGGGCCGATGGGATTTATGGTCGAGGATCGGTATTTGCGGCGCGTGCTGCTAGAGGCGCTGGCCGGGTCCGACCTGATCACGCAACGGGCCGAGGCAATGGTCGTCTTCCAAGAGACCCGGCCCGAGGGCGCGTCGGTTACGCTCGCCGATGGTGAGGTTCTGACAGGTCGGTTGCTGGTGGGCGCGGACGGACAGAAAAGCGGTGTCGCCACCCGCGCAGGCATCCGCCGGATGGGCTGGGGCTATGGACAGGTGGCGCTGGTCTGCGCCATTGCGCATGAGGAACCGCATGGCGGCGTGGCGCATCAGCTGTTCCTGCCCGCCGGGCCGCTGGCGATCCTGCCGTTAACGGGCAATCGCTCGTCCATTGTCTGGAGTGAGCGGGACGGTCGCGCGCAGGCGATCAACGCACTGCCGGGCGCGGAGTATCTTCAGGTCCTGCGGCCACGGTTTGGCGATTTTCTGGGTGAGATTTCGTTGGCGGGCGCGCGCTATACCTATCCGCTGAACTTGTCGCTGGCGCGGGCCTTTACCGCCGAACGCGTGGCGCTGGTGGGTGACGCGGCGCACCGGATGCACCCGATTGCCGGTCAGGGATTGAACGCGGGGCTGCGCGATGTGGCGGCGCTGGCGCATGTGATCGCACATGCGGCGCGTCGGGGCGAGGATTTTGCATCTCCGGCTGTTCTAAGCCGCTATGCGCAGTGGCGCCGGTTTGACACGGCATCACTGGCGACTTCGACCGACCTGTTCAACCGGCTGTTTTCGAACGACAACCCCCTGCTCCGTCTGGGCCGTGATCTTGGCATGGTGGCGATCAACTCCGCCCCCGGATTGCGCCGCAGCTTTATTCGTGAGGCGGCGGGGCTGACCGGCGACCTGCCCGACTTGATGCGCGCCTGA
- a CDS encoding SDR family NAD(P)-dependent oxidoreductase, with product MDKKCAIVTGAARGIGLATADLFLENGWQVAMLDRDGDALLKQTAQRENVLALVRDVSNPQDVNAAMRETHGWAGRIDALVNNAGVAEFGPIDGCDFEMWRRVMETNLDGVFLCSQAATPHLKETQGAIVNIASISGLRASTLRVAYGTSKAAVIHLTKQHAAELGEHGIRVNCVAPGPVKTKLSMAVHSPEIIKSYHDSIPLNRYGSERELAEVIVFLASEKASYVSGQIVAVDGGFESTGVGLPALRS from the coding sequence ATGGACAAGAAATGTGCAATCGTCACCGGGGCCGCGCGCGGCATCGGGTTGGCCACGGCGGACCTGTTTCTGGAAAACGGCTGGCAGGTCGCGATGTTGGACCGCGACGGCGACGCGTTGCTGAAGCAAACCGCCCAACGGGAAAACGTGCTGGCGCTGGTGCGCGACGTGTCGAACCCGCAGGACGTGAATGCCGCGATGCGCGAAACCCACGGCTGGGCCGGACGGATCGACGCGCTGGTGAACAACGCAGGCGTGGCTGAATTCGGCCCGATCGACGGTTGCGACTTTGAGATGTGGCGGCGGGTGATGGAAACCAACCTTGATGGTGTTTTCCTGTGCTCACAGGCCGCAACACCGCATCTGAAGGAAACGCAGGGGGCAATTGTGAATATCGCCTCGATCAGCGGCTTGCGCGCCTCAACCCTTCGGGTGGCCTATGGCACGTCAAAGGCTGCGGTGATCCATTTGACCAAACAGCACGCCGCAGAGCTGGGCGAGCACGGCATCCGGGTCAATTGCGTGGCCCCCGGCCCGGTCAAGACCAAGCTGTCGATGGCAGTGCATAGTCCCGAAATCATCAAATCCTATCACGATTCCATCCCGCTGAATCGCTACGGGTCAGAGCGCGAACTGGCAGAGGTGATTGTCTTTCTCGCCTCGGAAAAGGCGTCTTATGTCAGCGGGCAAATCGTTGCCGTGGACGGCGGATTTGAATCGACCGGCGTTGGCCTACCGGCGCTGCGCAGCTAA
- a CDS encoding DUF2125 domain-containing protein, with amino-acid sequence MNRYVTASALAIVAMAGQAWADVTPQQVWDDFDAYMGNFGYEVTATEMMEGSDLVVSDLTMVITIPEEDGTVHVAMPDITFADAGDGSVNISYPDVGEIAISFVERDETVGEAIVQMMQSNVALNVSGAPGDLTYTYSGDNIALELIKFMAEGEEITRDMLSVSMNIGPLSGTSHILTVGGMRSIDQDMSMGTLALDMIFDDPESDEGGMFNMQLTGLSSIGKTVLPEELDYEDPTSMFKNGGSVDAVLKHTGGATQFTFDEGDGPTAGQFTSTGGEFAVAVSEEALTYAISGTGQTVALSGPELPLPVNAELGEFGFALEMPLAPSETPQDASLSVVIGNFAMADMLWNIFDPAEVLSRAPATVAFNLDAQVTPFISLLDTKAMEDLGRTGGMPGELNSLTLSDFVIDMVGAAVLGSGSFTFDNSDLETFDGLPRPNGQLDLQVSGANGVIDNLIAMGLLPEQDAMGFRMMMSMFTVPGEEPDTMTSTIEINEEGHILANGQRIQ; translated from the coding sequence ATGAACCGCTACGTTACAGCCTCGGCGCTGGCTATCGTTGCCATGGCAGGACAGGCTTGGGCCGATGTCACGCCGCAACAGGTCTGGGACGACTTCGACGCTTACATGGGCAACTTTGGATACGAAGTCACTGCCACCGAAATGATGGAAGGCTCTGATCTGGTTGTGTCCGACCTGACCATGGTCATCACGATCCCCGAAGAAGACGGTACTGTCCATGTGGCCATGCCCGACATTACCTTTGCCGACGCGGGCGACGGTTCGGTCAATATCTCATACCCCGATGTCGGCGAAATCGCGATTTCCTTTGTGGAACGTGACGAAACCGTTGGCGAAGCCATCGTTCAGATGATGCAATCCAACGTGGCGCTGAACGTCTCGGGCGCGCCCGGCGATCTGACCTATACCTACAGCGGCGACAACATCGCGCTGGAACTGATCAAGTTCATGGCCGAGGGCGAAGAAATCACGCGCGACATGCTGAGCGTGTCCATGAACATCGGTCCGCTGTCCGGCACGTCGCATATCCTGACCGTGGGTGGCATGCGTTCGATCGACCAGGACATGTCGATGGGCACCTTGGCGCTCGACATGATCTTTGACGATCCCGAGAGCGATGAGGGCGGTATGTTCAACATGCAGCTCACCGGGCTGTCCAGCATAGGCAAGACCGTTCTGCCAGAGGAACTGGACTACGAAGATCCGACCTCGATGTTCAAGAACGGCGGTTCTGTGGATGCCGTGCTCAAGCACACCGGTGGTGCGACGCAGTTCACCTTTGATGAGGGCGATGGCCCGACCGCAGGCCAGTTCACATCGACCGGGGGCGAATTTGCCGTGGCCGTCTCTGAGGAGGCGCTGACCTATGCCATCTCTGGCACCGGCCAGACTGTTGCACTGTCCGGTCCGGAATTGCCGTTGCCTGTCAATGCAGAATTGGGTGAGTTCGGCTTTGCGTTGGAAATGCCGCTGGCCCCGTCCGAGACCCCGCAGGATGCCTCTCTGTCGGTTGTGATCGGCAACTTCGCCATGGCCGACATGCTGTGGAACATCTTTGACCCTGCAGAGGTGCTGTCGCGTGCGCCTGCCACCGTTGCGTTTAACCTAGATGCACAAGTCACGCCATTCATCAGCCTGCTGGACACAAAGGCGATGGAGGATCTGGGCCGTACCGGCGGTATGCCGGGTGAGTTGAACTCGCTGACGCTCAGCGACTTTGTGATCGACATGGTCGGTGCCGCGGTTCTGGGGTCGGGCTCATTCACCTTCGACAACAGCGATCTGGAAACTTTCGACGGTCTGCCGCGCCCGAATGGCCAGCTTGACCTGCAAGTGTCGGGTGCCAATGGGGTGATCGACAACCTGATCGCCATGGGCCTTCTGCCGGAACAGGACGCCATGGGGTTCCGCATGATGATGTCGATGTTCACCGTGCCGGGCGAAGAGCCGGACACCATGACCTCGACCATCGAGATCAACGAAGAGGGCCACATCCTGGCCAATGGTCAGCGCATCCAGTAA
- a CDS encoding SDR family oxidoreductase: MSGSLHDKTVMITGASRGIGAEAARAFAAQGARVALVARTAEAIADLAGEIGPQAVAIPCDIARYWEVEKAVSNCVGAHGGLDILVNNAGVIEPVSRLAEADPKAWGEVIDINLKGVFHGMRAALPVMLAAGGGTVLTIGSGAAHGPVEGWSHYCSSKAGALMLTRMLDKEYNQQGIRALSLSPGTVATQMQREIKASGINPISQLDWSDHIPPEWVARALVWMCSDAAEAYLGGEISLRDESVRAAVGLT, from the coding sequence ATGAGCGGTAGTCTGCACGACAAGACGGTGATGATCACTGGCGCAAGCCGGGGCATCGGGGCAGAAGCGGCGCGGGCCTTTGCAGCTCAGGGCGCGCGGGTGGCGCTGGTTGCGCGAACCGCCGAGGCGATCGCCGATCTGGCAGGGGAGATCGGGCCGCAGGCGGTCGCGATCCCCTGCGATATCGCCCGCTACTGGGAGGTCGAAAAGGCCGTAAGTAACTGCGTCGGCGCGCACGGCGGGCTGGATATTCTGGTTAACAACGCAGGTGTGATCGAGCCAGTGTCGCGTCTGGCCGAGGCCGATCCTAAAGCCTGGGGAGAGGTGATCGACATCAACCTCAAAGGCGTGTTTCACGGCATGCGCGCGGCGCTGCCGGTGATGCTGGCGGCGGGTGGCGGCACGGTGCTGACCATCGGATCGGGGGCAGCGCATGGCCCGGTCGAGGGGTGGTCGCACTATTGTTCGTCCAAGGCGGGTGCGCTGATGCTGACCCGGATGCTGGACAAGGAATACAACCAACAGGGTATCCGCGCCCTGTCGTTGTCGCCCGGAACGGTAGCCACTCAGATGCAACGCGAGATCAAGGCAAGCGGCATCAATCCTATTAGCCAGTTGGATTGGTCCGACCATATCCCTCCCGAATGGGTTGCCCGGGCCTTGGTCTGGATGTGTTCCGACGCGGCGGAGGCCTATCTTGGCGGTGAGATTTCGTTGCGCGATGAGAGTGTGCGCGCGGCGGTCGGGCTGACATGA
- a CDS encoding enoyl-CoA hydratase/isomerase family protein: MIRLKQEGGLWIATIDRPDKANSLTAPMLEELCRIAEDALTGARCLVLTGAGKVFSAGADLEAAKAGLAVSPLWERLSGAIVRHPGLTICALNGTVAGGAMGMALACDLRISVPGAKVFYPVMKLGFLPQPSDPARLAALVGPARAKMILMAGQKVPVDEALVWGLVDRVVEGDVVEAARALAADTLGAEPEHARAIKGLIG, from the coding sequence ATGATCCGCCTGAAGCAGGAAGGCGGATTGTGGATCGCCACAATTGACCGGCCGGACAAGGCGAACTCTTTAACAGCCCCGATGCTGGAAGAGCTGTGCCGGATTGCCGAGGACGCGCTGACAGGTGCCCGGTGTCTGGTTCTGACTGGCGCGGGCAAGGTGTTCTCTGCTGGCGCCGATCTGGAAGCCGCAAAGGCAGGGTTGGCGGTGTCGCCGCTGTGGGAACGTCTGTCCGGCGCGATTGTCCGTCATCCGGGCCTGACCATCTGCGCCCTGAACGGCACGGTGGCAGGCGGGGCCATGGGCATGGCGCTGGCCTGCGACCTGCGGATTTCGGTGCCCGGAGCCAAGGTGTTTTATCCGGTGATGAAGCTGGGGTTTCTGCCACAGCCGTCAGATCCTGCGCGCCTTGCCGCGTTGGTGGGACCGGCGCGCGCCAAGATGATCCTGATGGCCGGGCAAAAGGTGCCGGTGGACGAGGCTTTGGTCTGGGGGCTGGTCGACCGGGTGGTCGAGGGCGACGTGGTGGAGGCGGCGCGGGCGCTGGCGGCGGACACGCTGGGGGCCGAGCCCGAGCACGCCCGCGCGATCAAGGGACTGATCGGCTGA
- a CDS encoding GNAT family N-acetyltransferase, translated as MISAADLDTVRELCWEYRDFLLSLRPADAAIVLREYPVETYTELLDRLDVDCRPPGGSVKLVRLHGAPVGCGMVQTLAKGTAEIKRVYLRPEARGTGAGRALMLALIETCRENGSSRILMDTSKPLKAATRLFISLGFRIRGPYTDLPPEVADRMIFFQMDL; from the coding sequence GTGATTAGCGCTGCAGACCTCGACACCGTTCGCGAGCTGTGCTGGGAGTACCGTGATTTCCTGCTGTCATTGCGGCCCGCCGACGCTGCGATTGTGCTGCGTGAGTACCCTGTGGAAACCTATACGGAGCTTCTCGACCGGCTGGATGTAGACTGCCGCCCGCCCGGCGGCTCCGTGAAGCTCGTCCGGCTCCATGGCGCGCCAGTCGGCTGCGGCATGGTCCAAACGCTTGCCAAGGGGACTGCGGAGATAAAGCGCGTCTACCTCCGCCCCGAGGCGCGCGGCACCGGCGCCGGCCGCGCGCTCATGCTGGCGCTGATCGAGACCTGCCGGGAAAACGGTTCTTCCCGCATCTTGATGGACACTAGCAAGCCACTCAAAGCCGCCACACGCCTCTTCATTTCGCTTGGCTTTCGCATTCGCGGTCCCTACACCGACCTGCCCCCGGAGGTCGCCGACCGCATGATCTTCTTTCAGATGGACCTCTGA
- the choW gene encoding choline ABC transporter permease subunit yields the protein MDWLTNHKIPIGDAAEAGFGWLQKNGGWFFDGLAVAMEALIDAILWVLQEPHPLIVVLVLTAATFAVHRRWQVPALVFVGFLFILNQGYWEETTESLTLVLSACVVCMGVGVPIGIYAAHNPGIYRFMRPVLDLMQTLPTFVYLIPAIVFFGIGMVPGLIATVIFVVPAPIRLTHLGIASTPKALLEAADAFGATPRQKLWKIELPSALPQIMAGLNQTIMLSLSMVVIAALVGADGLGVPVVRALNRVDTGLGFEAGLIIVVVAIMLDRALRVGGK from the coding sequence GTGGACTGGCTGACAAATCACAAGATACCCATCGGAGACGCCGCCGAGGCGGGGTTCGGCTGGTTGCAGAAGAACGGTGGCTGGTTCTTTGACGGTCTCGCTGTCGCGATGGAGGCGCTGATAGACGCGATCCTCTGGGTGCTGCAAGAGCCGCATCCCCTGATCGTGGTGCTGGTGCTAACGGCGGCCACATTTGCGGTGCACCGCCGCTGGCAGGTGCCGGCGCTGGTGTTTGTCGGCTTTCTGTTCATCCTCAATCAGGGTTATTGGGAGGAAACCACCGAAAGCCTGACGCTGGTCCTGTCGGCCTGCGTGGTTTGCATGGGGGTCGGTGTGCCTATCGGCATCTACGCGGCACACAACCCGGGTATCTACCGGTTCATGCGCCCGGTTCTGGACCTGATGCAGACGTTGCCGACCTTTGTCTACCTGATCCCGGCCATCGTGTTTTTCGGTATCGGCATGGTGCCGGGTCTGATTGCCACGGTGATCTTTGTCGTGCCTGCCCCGATCCGGCTGACCCATCTGGGCATTGCCTCAACCCCCAAGGCGCTGCTGGAGGCGGCCGATGCCTTTGGCGCGACACCGCGGCAAAAGTTGTGGAAGATCGAACTGCCTTCGGCGCTGCCGCAGATCATGGCGGGGCTGAACCAGACCATCATGCTGTCGTTGTCGATGGTGGTGATCGCCGCGCTGGTCGGCGCGGATGGACTGGGCGTGCCGGTGGTGCGCGCGCTGAACCGCGTCGATACGGGGCTGGGGTTTGAGGCGGGGCTGATCATCGTCGTCGTCGCCATCATGTTGGACCGTGCGCTGAGGGTGGGTGGCAAATGA
- a CDS encoding glutathione S-transferase family protein has product MSDLVFYTNPMSRGRIARWMLEECGASYETRVVAYGPEMKGPAYRAINPMGKVPALEDGGTVITEGAAICCHLAERFPDAGLIPASGARGAFYRWMFFAAGPLEAAVVNRSFGFELPDDPEARGRAGWCSLEEEADILAALLSDGRKWLLGDSFSALDVYLGSQIAWGRQFGTLPERAGFDGYIDRIMSRDAAVKARSLDDALLAQ; this is encoded by the coding sequence ATGTCAGATCTCGTGTTTTACACCAATCCCATGTCGCGCGGGCGTATCGCCCGCTGGATGCTGGAGGAATGCGGCGCGTCCTATGAAACGCGCGTTGTGGCCTATGGGCCAGAGATGAAGGGCCCCGCCTACCGCGCGATCAACCCGATGGGCAAGGTGCCCGCGCTGGAGGATGGCGGCACGGTGATCACCGAAGGCGCAGCAATCTGTTGCCACTTGGCAGAGCGGTTTCCCGACGCCGGTCTGATCCCGGCGTCCGGCGCGCGCGGGGCGTTTTACCGCTGGATGTTCTTTGCGGCGGGTCCGCTGGAGGCAGCGGTTGTGAACCGGTCCTTTGGGTTTGAACTGCCCGACGACCCAGAGGCGCGCGGTCGCGCCGGGTGGTGTTCGCTGGAGGAAGAGGCCGACATCCTTGCCGCGCTGCTGTCGGATGGGCGCAAGTGGCTGCTGGGGGACTCGTTTTCCGCGCTGGACGTCTATCTGGGATCGCAGATCGCCTGGGGTCGTCAGTTTGGCACGCTGCCCGAACGCGCAGGATTTGACGGCTACATCGACCGGATCATGTCCCGCGACGCGGCGGTGAAGGCGCGGTCACTGGATGATGCCTTGTTGGCCCAGTAG
- the choX gene encoding choline ABC transporter substrate-binding protein, with translation MKTTLTSALVLGLAATGALANCDSVTFSDVGWTDITATTAATTVVLDALGYETDIKVLSVPVTYTSMAAGDIDVFLGNWMPTMEADIAPYREAGTVDTVRDNLQGAKYTLATNAVGAALGIADFADIAAHADALDETIYGIEPGNDGNRLIIDMIDADAFGLSAFEVKESSEQGMLAQVGRAVNRNEPVIFLAWEPHPMNANYDLTYLTGGDDYFGPDLGGATVYTNTRAGYVDECPNVGALLKNLEFTLAMENEIMGAILDDGEDPEDAAKAWLSANMGVLDGWLAGVTALDGGDAMAAVKAALE, from the coding sequence ATGAAAACGACCCTTACCTCTGCCCTCGTTCTTGGCCTTGCCGCCACGGGCGCACTGGCCAACTGCGACAGCGTCACATTTTCGGATGTGGGCTGGACCGACATCACCGCCACGACCGCCGCCACAACCGTCGTGCTGGACGCGCTGGGCTATGAGACCGACATCAAGGTTCTGTCGGTGCCGGTGACCTATACTTCGATGGCGGCAGGCGACATTGACGTCTTCCTTGGCAACTGGATGCCCACGATGGAGGCGGATATTGCCCCCTATCGCGAGGCGGGCACCGTCGACACCGTGCGCGACAACCTTCAAGGCGCGAAATACACGCTGGCGACCAATGCCGTTGGGGCCGCACTTGGGATTGCCGATTTCGCCGATATCGCTGCCCATGCCGATGCGCTGGATGAGACGATTTATGGGATCGAGCCGGGCAATGACGGCAACCGTCTGATCATCGACATGATCGACGCCGATGCTTTTGGCCTGAGCGCGTTCGAGGTCAAGGAAAGCAGCGAGCAGGGGATGCTGGCGCAGGTGGGTCGTGCGGTGAACCGCAATGAGCCGGTAATCTTTCTTGCGTGGGAACCGCACCCGATGAACGCAAACTATGATCTCACCTATCTGACCGGTGGCGATGATTATTTTGGCCCGGATCTGGGTGGGGCGACGGTCTATACCAACACCCGCGCGGGCTATGTCGATGAGTGCCCGAATGTCGGGGCGCTGCTCAAGAACCTCGAATTCACGTTGGCGATGGAAAACGAGATCATGGGCGCGATCCTTGACGATGGTGAAGACCCGGAGGATGCCGCCAAGGCTTGGCTGTCGGCGAACATGGGCGTGCTGGACGGCTGGCTGGCCGGTGTGACCGCCTTGGATGGCGGCGACGCAATGGCTGCGGTCAAGGCCGCGCTGGAGTAA